The Tissierella sp. genome includes the window CCTTTCAGTTCTAACACAGTTAATAAACTAGTTGCAACCTGTATATCCATTCCTATCTTGTATGCAATAATATCTGTATGAACTGGCCCTGATTCTAAAATTCTAATTATTTTCGTTTCAGTTTCGCTATAATTGGAATAATCAATTTTATTACTCTTATTTACCATAACCATTTGTTTCAACTCATATATTTCTTCAATAATATCATCCATTGTCAATAGTGGCTTAGCTCCATCTTTTATTAGTTTATTTGTTCCACCACTAAATATACTATTTATATTACCTGGTAATGCAAAAACATCCTTTCCTTGATCAAGTGCGTGGTGTGCAGTAATTAGAGATCCTGATTTTTCCTGCGCTTCTATAATAATTACTCCTTTTGATAGTCCACTTATTATTCTATTTCTCTGTGGGAAATTATAAGCTAAAGGTGGTGTACCTAGAGGAAATTCTGTAACAATAGTGCCTTCTCTTTCAATTTCTTTATATAAAGAGAGATTTCGCTTAGGATATATATTATCAATACCATTTCCTAATACTGCTATGGTTTTACCATCATTTTCTAAAGTTGTCTTATGTGCAATAGTATCTATGCCAGAAGCTAATCCGCTTATAATAGTCACTCCCAATTCAACTAATTCCTTAGTAAACTTTTCACATGCCCATTTTCCATATGAAGTTGCCTTTCTTGAGCCAACGATAGCAATTGCAATACTATTATTCAAGAAATTATTACCTTTTATATACAACACTTGAGGACTATCATTTAAATATCTTAATCCTGTAGGATATTCTTCATCAAATATAGTTACAATATCAATATTCTGTTTTTCAATATTCATGAACAAACTTTTAATATTATCTATATTCCGATTATATAATATTTTTTCCTTTACTTCGTCTCTTATACCCTTCATTGCTCTAATTTGTTTACTATCTGATGCCCAGAACTCAGGTAAATCAGAAAAACCCTCAACAACATTTTTAATATTACTATTTCCTATACCCAGACTATTTAACCATATAAGAATTTCTCTTGAAGTGAAATCCATATCATTTTACCCCCAATATTTGTTATCTAGAGTTCTATATCTAACAGCTTCCAATATATGAGAATCTAGAATTGATTCTTCTCCATCTAAATCAGCAATAGTTCTAGATACCTTTAATAATTTATTGTATGTTCTTCCACTAAATTTGTATTTTTCAAATGCTAATTTCATGATTTTTTCTGAACTTGGAGAGAGTTTGCAGTACTTTCTTATATCTTTATTTATTATCTGGGAATTGTTAAATATCTTATCATCTCTATAACGTTCTAGTTGCAGGTTTCTAGCCTTTTTAACCCTTTCACTTATAATTGAAGAGGATTCTTCCTTCTTATCACCTTTCAAATCCTTGTAGTCCACGGGAGAGACTTCTATATGTATATCTATCCTATCTAGTAGAGGATTGCTAATCTTACCCAGATATCTGTCAATACTTCCTTGTGAGCAGGTGCACTCATGTAAGGGATCTCCTAAGTACCCACATGGACAACCTTGCGTTAGCAAAACACAAAACTATTAACATAGAATGTAATATTAATGATATTAATGACCTTCCTGAAACAACATTGGGGGATCGTATCAGGAAGTTAAGATTGCTTATGTATTTGACTATCAAAGATCTATCAATAAAAAGTTGTTTGTCAGAGGAAACAATTAGTAATATTGAGAAATCTCGGACAACTCCTAATATTAGCAGTTTGAATAAGTTATGTCAAGCATTAAACACTAATAATACATATTTATTAGGAACTGATGATTGGGCAGAGGAAACTCAAAGTGAAATAATATATAAGTACAGAATGATATCAGGGTTGTCCCAAAGACAATTGGCCAAGAAATGCAATCTTCATTTTTCTACTATCAAAGATTATGAAAATGGAAAAATAAAACATCCGGATACATTAAAGATTATCTACAAAGGAATAGGTTATATATAAGATTTTTAAATGAGTAATTATACCTATATAATTTATGTCTATATAATAGGAAGAGATTATTTTAAAGCTTACCATATTCACTCAAAGAATTGTATAACTCTACCAAAGAATCTGGTGATATCTTTTCTGCTCTTTCTATTATATAACGCTTTTCATCTTCTTTAAGATCTTCAATACTTTTTGCTATATCTGCTAATCTTTTAGCTATAAACAATAATTCTTCACTCATAAAATCAAACCTCTCATAAGTTAATTACAATATTAAACTTACCCAATGTTTATTAATCAACACAAATAAAAAACTATGGATTTAATTTCATAGTTTTTTACTTTATAAGATTACATATTTCTTCTGTTAAATATTCAATGTTTTCTAATTTTAAATATTTATCTTTATTACAATGTACATTAGGGATATAGTAACCTTTTCCTAGCTTACTTTTATTACTGAACACTATCCCTATTGCACCTTTATTCTTAAAAGTAAAATCATCCGATAAAGGTAATACTTTATATTTATATCTATTAACTTCGATTCCAGTAGACTCTTGTAATTTTTCTTGGATTTCTTTAGCAAATTCATCTTTCTTTCCATGAGTTATTAATATAGTACCTCCAGCTCCTACACAATCAAAGTTAATTAATTTCTTGTTATCTAATGATACTCTATTTCTCTTCCAATATTTCTTCATAGCTGCAGAACCTAATAATCCCCATTCTTCATTGTTGAAAAATACAAATGCAACCTTATCTTTATCTATACCAAGCTCTAAAATCTCATGAGCTATATTCATTAATGTTAAAACTCCAGAAGTATTGTCATTATAGTTATTTTTATTTGGTATGAAAATACCTATCATCAGCAATACATAAGGAATGCTTGCTAATAAATCAACTCGATGTTCTAATCCAAATATATTAGCTGCTATTACCATTAATGTTGAGTACAATAATATCATCATCAATATAGCTAAATTAGCTAGTATAATACTTGTATTTCCAAATAATTTATACACAAATCTTGCATACTCAGGAATTTTTCCTGGAGTATCATAATGAGCTGTATAAATGTATTCTGCTCTTTCTATATCTCCTACTATTATATTTCCTTTTAATATCTCAGAATCCCATCCTAATTTATTAGTTTCTTCCTTTATATATGCTCTAAGTTTACTCTTTTGCCATGGAAAAAATCTCACACCATAATTTAATATAATTTCTTCTTTAACGCGCTCTAAATAGTTAGTCATAAATACCTCCCTAGTTGCAATAATTACTGTTTAAAACCACTTCCTAGACTCATAACAATATTCATAAAAATTGGTGGAAAAAACTTAATAAATATAAGTACTAATATTAATCCTATAACTAAATCAACACCTGTTACTTTTCTTCTTGATCCCATAATATCCCTCTCTCTATATAAAATATAGATTTATTATACAATATAGAGCAGTTTTAATCCATTAAAAGTAATTTTCATAAGTAAAAAAAAATAAAGACTAGAGATTTCTCCCTAGTCTAAATTAATATTATTGACGATTTCTATTGGGTTTACCTGCACCGCTGCCTCCAGTACCGCCACCAGTGCCTCCACAGCCATCATCGTTGTCCTCTGTTGGTATGTTTGACCCTGCAAAACTTGTCGTTGCAAACTGACTGAGTAATACAATACTCATGCAAAGAATTATTAGCATTTTTTTCATTTTAAACATAATACCATCTCCTTTAATTTGATACTATATATATTCTATATAATATTTGCTTTTCCTTCTTATTATTATAAGCAAAATTAAACAAATTACTTCGTATTTTGACGAATAAAAAAGCCCTAGATTTTGCTCTAGGGCCTCACTCTTAATAAATATCTATTTCTCAGAATTTAAGGCAGGATTTGCTCATCACATTTGCCACCAGGGCGACCACCATTATCAGCTCCTCCAGTACCACCACTAGTACCTCCAGTGCCCCCAGTTGCACCACCATCATCATAATCTTCGCTCGGTATGATATTATATTTTGCAAAACTTGTTGTTGTAAACTGACTAAGTAATACAATACTCATGCAAAGAACTATAAGCATTTTTTTCATTTTAAACATTATATCACCTCCTATAATTTGATACTATAAATATTCTACAAAAAACAGAATACTCCTTCTTCTTATTATAAGCAAATTCATACAACTTCCGTCATTTTTGGACAAAATAATAAGGCCCTAGATTTTTAGTCCAGGGCAATTTTTCTACCAAGTCACTACCGAATATAATCTTCTAGTAGTGCTATATATTAATTTACTATTTACTTTTAACGCAGTAGATCCTCCTGCATCTAGTGTGATTCCTATACTACATCCTAAGTTTTTTAATACAGTCTGTCCTGTCTGAATGGAGCAATTCTTTCTAACTGCTATTACTATCTTTTTCTTAGTAGGATTATATCCTATGAGTGGTCTATTAGCCGACCTCCCTATATCAGAATAAATTCCTACAAAACCAGAACTTACCATATTGATTTTTGAAAGTACTGAACATCCACTTACTGCGAACCATACATCTTTTTCTCCATTTATATTAAGCAGTTCTTTCACTTTCACTGTACCATCTTTATACACTATGAGAGTGCCTGCTGCTTTGTTATGAGGTTGTCTATTACTTAATACTTTCCCCTCTGATACTAGAATCCCCAAAGGGTAAGTTACTCCGTTTACATGATGCCATTGATAACCACTCGTAGCAAAATTAGGTAGATTTATTTTGTTAGCTGCTTTATCCTGGATAGATATTCTTAAATCTAAAGGATCTATCTCTACTACATCAGTAACTCCGCTTTTATAGTGCTTAAAATTTAGTTTTTTTTTGAGTTTAATTCCTCTAATGTTTTCTTTCCAACTATACCATCTGCGACTAACTTATTGTCTTTTTGAAATTTCCTTACCTCTCTATCTGTAGCAGTGCCAAATATACCATCTGCTACACCTACATTGTAACCTAATTTATTTAATTTTAATTGCAATTCCTTTACATCATTACCTCTACTGCCTTTTTTCATACTATCAATTCCTTTCTTTGTTCTTAAATCCCATTTGTTAGGAATTTCTCTTACATCTAAATGAATGAAAGTATCATATATCCCTATTCCAGTAAATCCTATTGCATCTGCTATATCTCTAATAGTTTCTATATCCAATTTTTGATTAGTAATACTTATATCTACTGCTTTTCCTAGTAAGTGTTGGCTATTAGTAGAACCTTTAACCTTTTTATTGTGCTCAAGAGTTCGATAGGCTGAATTAATTATCGTTGGCAAGCCTAACCTATCTCTTAATTGTTGTAATTTATCCAATAGATTGCTATCAAGTTTCACCAATTGACTCCCATCTTTGCATTGAAATTCATGCAAAGAAAAGTCTTTAGATATTTTTATTCTATTCATTATTTGCCACCACTTTTTTCAAACAGACTTTTAAAAAAGTTAATAAACGGATCTACACTCTTATCGTCATCTGCTAATTTAAAATGATTTAAAATAGAGTTAATTTCACTCACTAAATATCCAGTATATAATACATATAAAGCACTTATACCTAGAGCCCCAGGCATTAAGAGTGCTACTGGGATTGAATAAACTAACAAAATAAATAATAGTAATTTTCTAGCTATCCCTAAAATTGCTTTAGAACTAGAAAAATCAATTTTGGGATTAAACTTTGCATTAATCCAACCTATCGTAAAATCAATAATATTCGCCCCTAAAATTAAAGCCAAAAAATAAACTAACTTGGTACTATCTGATTCTAAATAAACTTGTAACCATTCTATCATTTGCATATTCCTCACCTTTCTATTGTTTTATAAAATAATAAAGAAGGGCATAAAAAAAGCCCTTCTAGGGTTATTCTATATAAGTTTGTTTCTTACTCTTAGATATACCACTAACATTTATATCAAACAATGCTTTTAAATTTTCTTGTGATGTTAGGGATTTAGTTTTATTGTAATTTGGTATTTCTGGATTACCTCTCATTTGTAAATCAAACATAACTTCTTGAATATTACTTACTGAATATGTTTCAACATAGTTATTGTCTATATCTATATTTATTTCATTAACTGTATCAAATATTGTTACATTATCATTTGGTAGATATTCTTGAAGCAATTCGATATCAGTAATTTTACCATAACTTGTAATTTCGTTATCCTTACTTATTTGATTATGTCCATATATTATAAACCCTGCTTGTGTCATATCTCCCCTTGCAATTTCTTCTGGTATCACATCTGTTATATTTCCTAATATTTTTATATACATATTATCATAATCCCCTTTCATAATTAATTACTTTAACATAGTTAACCCATATACTTTTTCCATACTTGATAACTGTGTTTGTTTTAAACGCACAAAATTAGTTTTATTAAATTCTGCGATATAAGATTTAAAAGCAATATTATCAAATTTCATAGAAGCTACATACAACGATGTGTTAAAACTATCCATTGAAGTAAGCTGCATTTTTTCAGTAAATAGTGGATTAGCGGTGCTTTGTCTTATATCAGCTAGTGTTTCTGGGTTTTTCTCGTACAAAACATCTCTAGAAGAACTCCTGCTATTACCACCATACAGTTCACTGTCAGAACCTCCTACCAGTTCTGGGTCACTATAACCACCTATATCTATGGAAACTCGGGTTAATGCAGCTAGTGTAATTTTATTTCTTTTTTCTATATATATAGTGTATGTGTCTGGGTATTCTTCATCGCCTCTAACATACGAATAATAAGATATATACATATAATTATCGTTTGCGTTAATGCCTGAACCACTAGAGAACGGTGGAGTACCACCAATATTTTTTGGAGAACCTATAACTGTGAATGTTTCTGGGTTTATAACAATAAAAGTTGCTGTATTAGCCCTCAAAGTATATAATGCTTTATCTAAACTAGTAATATCAACACCATTATTAGTTATTCCCATTGCACTTGTTCTAATTTTAGCTAATGTTGAAGGATTTAACTCACTAATGTATTTATCCATAGAACCATCATTTGAAGTGAGATTATAATTCACGAATAGCCTTAGTGTTTTTAACCCCTCTACTTCTTTCCACACACCATCTATACCAACCCACATCTTTTCTACTTCTTTCCATACCCCACCTATACCTACCCATGCCTTATCTAAATCTTTCCATACTCCACCTATTCCTACCTTAGTCATATCATCACTTCCTTATGGTTTATACTTGAGCCATACAGCCCCGTTGGGTGCTGTACCAGTAGCATCAGCTGTAGATAGGATTATGTTTCTTATTTGAGCAGTTGTATAGGAAGTATTGGCCTGTGCTACTACTGCACCTGGTAAAGTTCCAGCAGTTATCATGCTAGCTGGGTGAGAAGTAGGATGAGAATAAACTGTATCTGTAAACTTAGCATTTTCAGGTACATCTGTGAGTACTCTTGAATTGTCTACTTTACCATCTATATCCCCTTCAATTTCTGTAAACTTTTCTTCTATTGTTTTGCCATCTTGCAGTTTTATGTCTTCAGCAGATAAGTCGGTTATACTGTTTTCTATCTGCTTTAAGGTAGTATCAATAGTATCAAAATTTTCATTAATCCCTTCAATATTAACATAGTCATTGCCTTGCTGTTTCTCTAAATTATAATTGGGTGTTAGTTCTGCCATCTTATCACCTCTCTCTTAATTGATCCCATGTGTACGAACTTGCTTGATTCCATGTCATGTTAGATATATCATTCCAAGTGTTAAAGGTATATTCAAATGTAAATGCTAAGTGAGCGGGTTTAATTTCTTCAATAGTAATTGTCAAATCTGCCATGTTAGCAGGAATACCTTTTGTTCCAACAAACTTTACAATAAAACTATAATTAGAAGGATCTTCTATTACTTCAACTTCACCATTAGAATATGTCCTAGCAACTTCTTTGATCATTTGTTTAGTTACTGTACCAATTCCTCTGATTTTTGCGCTTATTCTCTCTCGTCTAAATTCATCAGATTTAGATACATCAACTTTTATTCCATATATTTTTTCATACCTACTTAGTAAAGCAGTAGCTGTATTTACGAAACATTGATTTATAGTCTCATCAAACTTATTCGCCAAGGAATTTATATTAACACTCAAAATACTCTGTAGCTCTTCCATGGTTGAGTTGTCTTTGTAATAATCAGGCAGTAAATTTATTAAATCCAACTATATCACCTCATTTAACTCTACTGATCCTGCAATGGGCATTTCAGTATCTAATATCTCTATATTCACTGTATCATCATTTACAAGAAGATTAGAGTAATCAGCTATACCTTGGGTGGATAGGAGTAAGCTTCCTATTCTTGCATAACTTACGCTATATGTCTTGAATACAGTCTCTTTAAGATAATCTGTGAATGATTTAATAAAATCATTTTTAACTTCAACTAAAGATTTAGAGCCATCTAATATTATATTAACTACTACATCTATATCTTTCCCTGTAGGGCTATCCACTGTAACTGCTACACATATAGGTCTTAAAGTTTCAATATGTTCGTATACTATTTGTTCTAGAGTTTCATCTACTTCCATATTGCTATCTACAATTAATAATTTTACAGTTCCATTCCCATTCCAAAGTGGAAACACTTTTATATCCCCTACACCAGGTACTTCCAATGCCCATTTCTTATAATCATCAACATTACCAGATGTACTAGGAGTTTGAATTTGAATGTAAAATCTAGACCTTAAATTTTCATCTGTCTCCTCATCTTGTCCTGAAGAAAATATATCAGTTAATGTGGCAGTTATTCCTGATATATTATCAATGTTTTCAAGCGTACCAGTGTAAATATTCCCTATCTCTCCATATTGCTCACATTCTGCTTTATAGATATTAGGTGATATTAACTCCCGAATGACATAAACAGTGTCGTTCAATCCCCATCTAGTACCTATATCAATTACACCTGTAGTTTCAATCTTTCTTATAGCTCTAGTTGGCTGTTTTCTAGTAATCCCATAATCAGCAACAACTCTATCTAAATATTCACCAACTGCAGTATCACCACTTACTAAATCAATAAAATTATTAAGCATGAAATAGGTCTGTGCTAACTGATAAGCACAAGGAGCAAGAGCATCATAGATAATAGATCCTTCTCTTTTATCTACATCACTAGTAGCTCTACTGAGCATATCAGTAAGTATATTTTCATAGGTCATATCTTCAAACACTATAGGTTCACCTCCTTGGTGATAGTGATTTCTCCATAGATACTTATTACATCAAAGGTGCAAATCATTTCATCACCTTTAACTACAAAATTAAAGTTATCTACACTTTCTATTCTTTCATCTTTCAATAAGCACTCCTGGATCCTTCTTTTTAATTCAATCTTTCCATATATTTGATCTTTACCTATAAGACTTTCAACTTCAATTCCATAAGAAAAGCTATATATCCCGTACTCATACTTTTCAGTACTTAGTACTTTATATATAGCTTGTTTTAGAGCATCTAGTCCGTCTGTATAGCCTTGTATTTTATCATCATTTAGTTTATATGTCTTACTTACTTCAATATCATCTGTGATTTCTAAATCAATGTCAATTTCACTTCTAGGTATCATTTAATCACATCCTCTACTTTGTAGGACCTAGTCATTCCATCTATAGATAGTTTAATCGTACATCCCTTAGAAATAAATTCTTTATCTATTATTTCGACTATATAAAATTCTTGGCCACCATGATTCCTAATTAATCTTACTTTATCACCTATAGATATAAAAACTTTTAGATTCCCTTCTATAAGTTCATTAGGGATAACTAATTTATCGCTAATTTTTACACCATCAGCTACTACAGTACCCAGCATAATACTGCACAATTTAATGTTGTTAAGGTAATTTTGAACTATAATTTTTATCTCTTGTATCATATCATCACCTCTAAGTCCATGGTGTGAACTGGTAAATATTCATGAGTGATAGAATTAACTATCAATCTTTTATCGAGTTTTATATCTTCTATTTGACCATAAAAGCTGCTTCCTGCTCTTACTCTAGTATCTCCTAAACATTTCAGGTTTAATGTCTCTTGCTCTCTGTTATAAAGCTTTAAAAGGATATCAGCCTTAGACTTTATTTGCGAAGGGTTTCCATTCTTATCTAGAACATCAAAATACTGCAATAACCCATATTCACTAATAGAATTACTGTCCTTAGTAACATAAGTATCCCTCTTGCCTGTTTTCTCATTGTCACTTACTAATTTAATTTGATTGTAAAAATCATCATCAATTGATTTCTCATATTCAAAGTCATAAGCTAAACTTTCATCACCTAATATTAAGTTAAGAGTCAAATCCTCTAAGTCTCTGATAGCAATGGAGCCAAATTCATCTCTTAGGGTGTATTTCTCCCCTGTACTAATTAATGTATCACTAATAGATGTATAAATAATATCTATCCATGTTTTATTGTCTTGGACACTCACTGGTAGTTTGAACTTAGTATCAATAATATCTCCAAATCTTAAATTAAAATAATCACACATCTTCTTGGTTAGTGATGTAATAGTATCATTCTTTACAACTATAGTATCCTTTGCTTTAGCATATCTGAGTTGATCATATGCTGTTATGGTCATTTCTTTCTTTTTATTTCTTCCATGCTTAAATACAACTCCATAAAATACCTTATCTTCTTTATATTTAAACCTTACTATACTTCCATTGTTAATCTTTAGATCATCATCAACATAGGAGAATTCTAGTTTACTACACCCATTATTTAACTTATCTGTATAAGATACTTTTGTTACAAGTTCACTTATTTCATAAATCTTCTTATCAACTTCAACTAGAAATTCCATCATGGTATCATCAACCTTTGACCTGGATAAATTAAATTAGGATTCTTTATTTTATCTTTATTAGCATTCACAATTTTAGTGTATTGGGTTCCATTGCCATAATATTTTTTAGCAATAGCCCACAAGGTATCACCAGATACTACAGTATGATAGCCATTACTTTTGGGATTAGGTTTTTCAGGTATAATAGGTTTAGTACTTGCTGTTTGAACTGCAGTATTGAGTATTTTAGTCTCTTTAATAACTACAGATTTTTTACCATATTTTCTATACTCTAAAAGCTTAAAACTAATATACTTATCTCCTTCTTCTCCTGCTTTTTCAACTTCACCACACTCCTCTATTAACACTAAAGTATTAATATCGTTTCCAATACCATTGCTAGCAATAAATCTTACCGGAGTAAGCTTATCTCTCCATTTTTCAAATAGTTTTATATAATAATCTGCAGCTTTAAAATCTCCAGCCGTCTCAACATAATGTATAGGATTTGAAGGGAATTCACATTCAAAGCTATACTCTTTCAACTCCATATGAGTAGGTATTGCAATTTGTCCTAATTTTAAAATCTCATATTTTTCAATAGCCTGTACACTAGATGTATCCATCTGCTCTGGATTAGTAGGGAGCCTATATGTTTTATTGTCATAATCAAAGAATATCGCATAATTACTCATATTAATAAGCCCCCTCTGCAGCTATTGCTATCTCTTCTTGTAGTATCTTTCTAATCCTTCCATGAACTTTATCTACATCAGCGGCTTCGTGTACATCACCAAATGATATTTCTATATTAGGTGCCAATGTAGCAGTGCTAAACTTATTTATATAATCTCTTTCTGCTACATCTCTTAAATATTGCAAATCTTCATCTGACATATCTACATCAACTTTTTTATTTTTGCCTTTACCCTCGATAGTTAATGGATTGTTAGATGTTCCAAAGTCACCAAATGGATTAGTTAAGCTGCTAAGCTTATCTTTCCCGCTATTATAGATGTTCTTACCTATATCAGAACCTTTCTTGGAAGCATCTGATAAATTTACATAATCAATTAATTCTTTGTTGCCCCAGTAACCACTTAGTTCATTAACAGAGCCTATATTAACACCAGGTATTTTATTTAGTGCATCAATAATTAGATTTACACCTTTTATAATAAGATTTATGGCTCCAAATACAACTTTTTCAACTGCATCCATTATGCTTATGAATGAATTACTAATAGCTATACCTGCGTTTGCAAAGGCTCCTATTAACCAACCAATAGTCCCACCTATGAATCCAAATACTTCTTCAGTTGTTACTCCCACTGCATTCAATGCAGCCATAACTAAACCTATAGCTAATATCACTAGGAATATAGGACTTGTTATCATAGTCCATAGAGCACCTTGAAGCATTAATGGAGGAATCATTGCCCATAGCTTTGTTATTATACCTACTAGAAGATATCCACCTATAGCTGCCAATAC containing:
- the dprA gene encoding DNA-processing protein DprA, with the protein product MDFTSREILIWLNSLGIGNSNIKNVVEGFSDLPEFWASDSKQIRAMKGIRDEVKEKILYNRNIDNIKSLFMNIEKQNIDIVTIFDEEYPTGLRYLNDSPQVLYIKGNNFLNNSIAIAIVGSRKATSYGKWACEKFTKELVELGVTIISGLASGIDTIAHKTTLENDGKTIAVLGNGIDNIYPKRNLSLYKEIEREGTIVTEFPLGTPPLAYNFPQRNRIISGLSKGVIIIEAQEKSGSLITAHHALDQGKDVFALPGNINSIFSGGTNKLIKDGAKPLLTMDDIIEEIYELKQMVMVNKSNKIDYSNYSETETKIIRILESGPVHTDIIAYKIGMDIQVATSLLTVLELKGAIRELSSRVFTIS
- a CDS encoding helix-turn-helix transcriptional regulator translates to MDNLALAKHKTINIECNINDINDLPETTLGDRIRKLRLLMYLTIKDLSIKSCLSEETISNIEKSRTTPNISSLNKLCQALNTNNTYLLGTDDWAEETQSEIIYKYRMISGLSQRQLAKKCNLHFSTIKDYENGKIKHPDTLKIIYKGIGYI
- a CDS encoding M28 family peptidase; this encodes MTNYLERVKEEIILNYGVRFFPWQKSKLRAYIKEETNKLGWDSEILKGNIIVGDIERAEYIYTAHYDTPGKIPEYARFVYKLFGNTSIILANLAILMMILLYSTLMVIAANIFGLEHRVDLLASIPYVLLMIGIFIPNKNNYNDNTSGVLTLMNIAHEILELGIDKDKVAFVFFNNEEWGLLGSAAMKKYWKRNRVSLDNKKLINFDCVGAGGTILITHGKKDEFAKEIQEKLQESTGIEVNRYKYKVLPLSDDFTFKNKGAIGIVFSNKSKLGKGYYIPNVHCNKDKYLKLENIEYLTEEICNLIK
- a CDS encoding phosphodiester glycosidase family protein, encoding MRGIKLKKKLNFKHYKSGVTDVVEIDPLDLRISIQDKAANKINLPNFATSGYQWHHVNGVTYPLGILVSEGKVLSNRQPHNKAAGTLIVYKDGTVKVKELLNINGEKDVWFAVSGCSVLSKINMVSSGFVGIYSDIGRSANRPLIGYNPTKKKIVIAVRKNCSIQTGQTVLKNLGCSIGITLDAGGSTALKVNSKLIYSTTRRLYSVVTW
- a CDS encoding D-Ala-D-Ala carboxypeptidase family metallohydrolase, which encodes MNRIKISKDFSLHEFQCKDGSQLVKLDSNLLDKLQQLRDRLGLPTIINSAYRTLEHNKKVKGSTNSQHLLGKAVDISITNQKLDIETIRDIADAIGFTGIGIYDTFIHLDVREIPNKWDLRTKKGIDSMKKGSRGNDVKELQLKLNKLGYNVGVADGIFGTATDREVRKFQKDNKLVADGIVGKKTLEELNSKKN
- a CDS encoding phage holin family protein, whose product is MIEWLQVYLESDSTKLVYFLALILGANIIDFTIGWINAKFNPKIDFSSSKAILGIARKLLLFILLVYSIPVALLMPGALGISALYVLYTGYLVSEINSILNHFKLADDDKSVDPFINFFKSLFEKSGGK
- a CDS encoding putative phage tail protein, with the protein product MDLINLLPDYYKDNSTMEELQSILSVNINSLANKFDETINQCFVNTATALLSRYEKIYGIKVDVSKSDEFRRERISAKIRGIGTVTKQMIKEVARTYSNGEVEVIEDPSNYSFIVKFVGTKGIPANMADLTITIEEIKPAHLAFTFEYTFNTWNDISNMTWNQASSYTWDQLRER
- a CDS encoding baseplate J/gp47 family protein, with translation MFEDMTYENILTDMLSRATSDVDKREGSIIYDALAPCAYQLAQTYFMLNNFIDLVSGDTAVGEYLDRVVADYGITRKQPTRAIRKIETTGVIDIGTRWGLNDTVYVIRELISPNIYKAECEQYGEIGNIYTGTLENIDNISGITATLTDIFSSGQDEETDENLRSRFYIQIQTPSTSGNVDDYKKWALEVPGVGDIKVFPLWNGNGTVKLLIVDSNMEVDETLEQIVYEHIETLRPICVAVTVDSPTGKDIDVVVNIILDGSKSLVEVKNDFIKSFTDYLKETVFKTYSVSYARIGSLLLSTQGIADYSNLLVNDDTVNIEILDTEMPIAGSVELNEVI
- a CDS encoding DUF2634 domain-containing protein, which translates into the protein MIPRSEIDIDLEITDDIEVSKTYKLNDDKIQGYTDGLDALKQAIYKVLSTEKYEYGIYSFSYGIEVESLIGKDQIYGKIELKRRIQECLLKDERIESVDNFNFVVKGDEMICTFDVISIYGEITITKEVNL
- a CDS encoding LysM peptidoglycan-binding domain-containing protein, encoding MSNYAIFFDYDNKTYRLPTNPEQMDTSSVQAIEKYEILKLGQIAIPTHMELKEYSFECEFPSNPIHYVETAGDFKAADYYIKLFEKWRDKLTPVRFIASNGIGNDINTLVLIEECGEVEKAGEEGDKYISFKLLEYRKYGKKSVVIKETKILNTAVQTASTKPIIPEKPNPKSNGYHTVVSGDTLWAIAKKYYGNGTQYTKIVNANKDKIKNPNLIYPGQRLMIP